Proteins found in one Polyangiaceae bacterium genomic segment:
- a CDS encoding slipin family protein → MPELVGITVFVALGVLFFAVIVLSASLRVIREYERGVLFRFGRVSPANVKNPGLRMIIPVVDRLLKVDMRTVTLDVPPQEVISKDNVTIRVNAVIYFHVFAATDAVVKIANYVSATSLYAQTTLRNILGQHELDEILAEREKIGQALQAIIDKATDAWGVKVTAVEIKDIELPEVMRRAMAKQAEAERERRAKIIAAEGEFQAAQRLQEAAAVLERHPAAVQLRYLQTLVEIGVEQNTTVVFPLPIDLLTSLKNAALSPKTT, encoded by the coding sequence ATGCCGGAGCTGGTTGGAATCACTGTGTTTGTCGCGCTGGGGGTGCTGTTTTTCGCGGTCATCGTGCTCAGCGCATCACTCCGAGTCATCCGTGAGTACGAGCGCGGGGTGCTGTTTCGTTTCGGGCGCGTGAGCCCTGCCAACGTGAAGAACCCGGGCTTGCGCATGATCATTCCGGTCGTGGACCGTCTGCTGAAGGTCGACATGCGTACCGTGACCTTGGACGTCCCACCCCAGGAGGTGATCAGCAAGGACAACGTCACCATCCGCGTCAACGCCGTGATCTACTTCCACGTCTTCGCTGCCACGGACGCCGTGGTGAAGATCGCCAACTACGTGTCGGCCACGTCGCTCTACGCCCAGACCACGCTACGGAACATCTTGGGACAGCACGAGCTGGACGAGATCCTGGCGGAACGGGAGAAGATCGGCCAAGCGCTGCAGGCCATCATCGACAAGGCCACGGACGCCTGGGGCGTGAAGGTCACCGCGGTGGAGATCAAGGACATCGAGCTGCCGGAAGTGATGCGCCGCGCCATGGCCAAGCAGGCCGAAGCCGAACGCGAACGCCGTGCCAAGATCATCGCCGCCGAGGGCGAATTCCAGGCGGCGCAGCGCTTGCAAGAGGCTGCCGCCGTGCTCGAGCGGCATCCGGCTGCGGTCCAGCTGCGCTACCTGCAAACGTTGGTGGAGATCGGCGTGGAGCAGAACACCACGGTGGTGTTTCCGCTGCCCATCGATCTGCTGACCAGCCTCAAGAACGCCGCGCTCTCCCCGAAGACGACTTGA
- a CDS encoding formate--tetrahydrofolate ligase, translated as MPTDVEIAHQVSPRPIAEVAGDLGLGADDLLPYGRDKAKVQLSVLERTRKRDNPPRLILVSAITPTPAGEGKTTTTIGLGQALSRLGHSTCLALREPSLGPCMGIKGGATGGGKSQVIPMESINLHFTGDFHAVTAAHNLLAALLDNHIHFGSGVSIHPQRVLWRRVIDMNDRALRNVIIGLGGVMQGVPRETGFDITAASEVMAMLCLSSSLDDLRVRLDRTLVAFGSDGQPVLAKELGATGAMLALLRDALMPNLVQTLEGTPALIHGGPFANIAHGCNSVLATRMALHLSDWAITEAGFGFDLGAEKFFDIKCVSAGLDTAAVVLVATIRALKMHGGRKLSDLAEVDPGAVRSGLPNLTKHIENIRCFGEVPVVALNRFGADTDAEIEIVRAHCQSLGVPFAVSDHHARGGEGALELARTVVAHAEKTPRPFRPLYDWKLPVVDKIRTVAQKMYGARDVRLTKDALKDLADVERLGYAELPVCIAKTQSSLSDDPKLRGRPKDFEVTVRRIQINAGAGFLVVLTGDILRMPGLPRKPSAEGIDVVDGEIVGLS; from the coding sequence ATGCCCACGGACGTCGAGATCGCCCATCAGGTCAGCCCGCGTCCCATCGCCGAGGTGGCGGGGGATCTCGGGCTCGGAGCAGACGACCTCCTGCCCTACGGCCGCGACAAGGCCAAGGTTCAGCTCTCCGTCTTGGAGCGCACGCGGAAACGCGACAACCCACCGCGACTGATCCTGGTCAGCGCCATCACGCCCACGCCCGCGGGTGAAGGCAAGACCACCACCACCATCGGCCTCGGCCAAGCGTTGTCGCGGCTGGGCCACTCCACCTGTCTCGCGTTGCGCGAACCGTCCCTGGGGCCGTGCATGGGCATCAAGGGTGGGGCCACCGGCGGCGGCAAGAGCCAGGTGATCCCGATGGAGTCCATCAACCTGCACTTCACCGGAGACTTCCACGCCGTCACCGCGGCGCACAATCTGCTCGCCGCCTTGCTGGACAACCACATCCATTTCGGCTCCGGCGTCTCCATCCATCCGCAGCGGGTGCTGTGGCGTCGAGTCATCGACATGAACGACCGCGCGCTCCGCAACGTGATCATCGGGCTCGGCGGCGTGATGCAGGGCGTACCTCGCGAGACTGGCTTCGACATCACCGCCGCCAGCGAGGTGATGGCGATGCTCTGCCTCAGCAGCAGCCTCGACGACCTCCGCGTGCGACTCGACCGCACCCTGGTTGCCTTTGGCTCGGACGGGCAGCCAGTGCTGGCCAAGGAGCTCGGCGCCACGGGGGCAATGCTGGCGCTGCTTCGGGACGCGCTGATGCCCAACCTGGTGCAAACCCTGGAAGGCACACCGGCCCTGATCCACGGCGGCCCCTTCGCCAACATCGCCCACGGCTGCAACAGCGTGCTGGCCACGCGCATGGCGCTGCATCTTTCGGATTGGGCCATCACCGAGGCCGGCTTCGGCTTCGATCTGGGGGCCGAGAAGTTCTTCGACATCAAGTGCGTGAGCGCCGGGCTGGATACCGCCGCGGTAGTGCTGGTGGCCACCATCCGCGCGCTCAAGATGCACGGCGGGCGCAAGCTGAGTGACCTCGCCGAGGTGGACCCGGGCGCCGTACGGAGCGGGCTCCCCAACCTGACCAAGCACATCGAGAACATCCGCTGCTTCGGCGAGGTGCCGGTCGTCGCGTTGAACCGCTTTGGCGCCGACACGGACGCCGAGATCGAGATCGTGCGCGCGCACTGTCAGAGTCTCGGAGTTCCCTTCGCGGTCAGTGATCATCACGCCCGCGGTGGCGAGGGTGCGCTCGAGCTCGCGCGTACTGTCGTTGCCCACGCGGAAAAGACTCCGCGTCCGTTCCGTCCGCTGTACGACTGGAAGCTACCGGTGGTCGACAAGATCCGCACCGTGGCACAGAAGATGTACGGCGCTCGCGACGTGCGTCTCACCAAGGACGCCTTGAAGGACCTCGCTGACGTCGAGCGCCTCGGCTACGCGGAGCTGCCGGTGTGCATCGCCAAGACCCAGAGCTCGCTGTCCGACGACCCCAAGCTCCGGGGGCGCCCCAAGGACTTCGAGGTCACCGTGCGCCGCATCCAGATCAACGCTGGCGCCGGCTTCTTGGTGGTGCTCACCGGCGACATCCTGCGCATGCCCGGCCTGCCCCGAAAGCCCTCCGCGGAGGGCATCGACGTGGTCGACGGCGAGATCGTCGGTCTTTCCTGA
- a CDS encoding FAD-dependent oxidoreductase — translation MAKKKVLILGGGLSALSAGVHLLQEGGKDKFEVTLLCMEDRLGGKAASWRFPDGRFMEIGFHAVFGYYRALQTLVGRGGHAIDNPVYFTPNEGEHLMYEASARAVNRLDIPQGPLDVAALFNSGFVGYQGMSFTEKLAAARWMATTGARLLLSTVESDIDEHAFTAYCVSTGLDIGLTRKSWFRYVLDLAFNYPNEGSAYVGMYGFQRLMGPENSTVYYLNGPLSEIIVRPVADLFVSLGGSIEFCTKVTRIELDPTTKKVTQLGTRKMADVTPVAGISDYVTPTPIGGSYSLEENPYPVGDPAPATGVAEVVRTLGADFDEVVCTLPVDSARTLLSTTPDFERAVLDVPELRRMWGLRSVASLSMRMWLPEKVMPSSYSTVVMGTPQPGATIIDYTNRVTELAQSSWGSVIEFEGQEGRHAGLTDMEIARDLLESFDDLPFVDSTKLHIDKILNQTDNHHFVFRRNTAHHLRYLLMEPGHWKYRVVQEARPYENLTFAGDWMVGSQPTASMEAAVRTGRVAANLLRAANGLPDAVE, via the coding sequence GTGGCAAAGAAGAAGGTCTTGATCCTGGGTGGCGGTCTTTCGGCGCTGTCGGCGGGGGTGCACCTCCTGCAAGAGGGTGGCAAAGACAAGTTCGAGGTCACGCTCCTGTGCATGGAGGACCGGCTCGGGGGCAAGGCGGCCAGCTGGCGCTTCCCGGACGGGCGCTTCATGGAGATCGGGTTCCACGCCGTGTTCGGCTACTACCGCGCGCTGCAGACGCTGGTGGGGCGCGGCGGTCACGCCATCGACAATCCGGTGTACTTCACGCCCAACGAGGGCGAGCATTTGATGTACGAGGCGAGCGCTCGCGCGGTGAACCGTCTCGATATCCCCCAAGGGCCGTTGGACGTGGCAGCGCTCTTCAACAGCGGCTTCGTGGGCTACCAGGGCATGAGCTTCACGGAGAAGCTGGCGGCGGCGCGCTGGATGGCGACGACGGGCGCCCGGTTGCTGCTCAGCACGGTAGAGAGCGACATCGACGAGCACGCCTTCACGGCCTACTGCGTGTCCACGGGGCTCGATATCGGCCTCACGCGGAAGAGCTGGTTCCGCTACGTGCTGGACCTGGCATTCAACTACCCGAACGAGGGCAGCGCCTACGTGGGCATGTACGGCTTCCAGCGCTTGATGGGACCGGAGAACAGCACTGTTTATTACCTGAACGGACCGCTGAGCGAGATCATCGTGCGGCCCGTCGCGGATCTGTTCGTGTCGCTCGGCGGCAGCATCGAGTTCTGTACCAAGGTCACGCGCATCGAGCTCGACCCCACCACCAAGAAGGTGACTCAGCTCGGGACGCGCAAGATGGCGGACGTGACGCCGGTAGCGGGCATTTCCGACTACGTGACGCCTACGCCCATCGGCGGCAGCTACTCGCTGGAGGAAAACCCGTATCCGGTGGGGGACCCGGCGCCCGCAACCGGCGTGGCGGAGGTGGTGCGGACTCTGGGCGCGGATTTCGACGAAGTGGTGTGCACCCTTCCGGTGGACAGCGCGCGCACTCTGCTGTCCACGACCCCGGACTTCGAGCGTGCGGTGCTGGACGTGCCGGAGCTCCGTCGCATGTGGGGGCTCCGAAGCGTGGCCAGTCTGTCCATGCGCATGTGGCTACCGGAAAAGGTGATGCCGTCGAGCTACAGCACCGTGGTGATGGGAACGCCGCAGCCCGGGGCGACGATCATCGACTACACCAACCGAGTGACGGAGCTCGCGCAGAGCAGCTGGGGCTCGGTGATCGAGTTCGAAGGCCAGGAGGGGCGCCATGCGGGGTTGACCGACATGGAGATCGCCCGAGATTTGCTCGAGTCCTTCGACGACCTGCCCTTCGTGGACAGCACCAAGCTTCACATCGACAAGATCTTGAATCAGACGGACAACCATCACTTCGTGTTTCGTCGCAACACGGCGCATCACCTGCGCTACTTGCTGATGGAGCCGGGGCACTGGAAGTACCGCGTGGTGCAAGAGGCTCGACCCTACGAAAACCTCACCTTCGCAGGCGACTGGATGGTCGGTTCGCAGCCGACGGCGAGCATGGAGGCAGCCGTGCGCACCGGCCGCGTGGCAGCGAACCTGCTGCGCGCCGCGAACGGCTTGCCGGACGCGGTGGAGTAG
- a CDS encoding universal stress protein produces MLNTIIAPVDGSEGSTKAVRFAGQLAKQTGAELILMYVYDAPTASAMGLARQSREELEHVKEEVAKGSFQAAEAVLEGTPAKRYVTFGHPSHEIVSYAKQVKADLVVMGSRGLSQMEGLLLGSVSDQVVHHAHCAVTIVR; encoded by the coding sequence ATGTTGAACACGATCATCGCTCCCGTCGACGGCTCCGAAGGCAGCACCAAGGCCGTCCGGTTCGCTGGACAGCTCGCCAAGCAGACCGGTGCCGAGCTGATCCTCATGTACGTGTACGACGCGCCCACCGCGTCGGCCATGGGCCTTGCCCGCCAATCGCGGGAGGAGCTCGAACACGTCAAGGAGGAGGTCGCCAAGGGCAGTTTTCAGGCGGCGGAGGCCGTGCTGGAGGGAACGCCCGCCAAGCGCTACGTCACCTTCGGCCATCCATCCCACGAGATCGTGAGCTACGCCAAGCAGGTGAAGGCGGATCTGGTCGTGATGGGCAGCCGCGGCCTGTCGCAGATGGAAGGCTTGCTCCTCGGCAGCGTCAGCGACCAGGTCGTGCACCACGCGCACTGCGCCGTCACCATCGTTCGCTGA
- a CDS encoding N-acetylmuramoyl-L-alanine amidase: MMLQRTLFLLSLSLLLWGCGASPERRESTRAELSGESALLSEFRAAERETGVPAEVLASISWVQTRLGNAKNPAPFAAAGEDHVPSEWGLMAIGSANLTSVDVAATLTGTTAEQVATNDGANVRGAAALLRVMGRARGVTRGAPQAAWLEAVEAYGGDALRVEVAELLRVGFVGKDAAGLELRMTGTGASDELGTVQLALGYPGANWNPAYSGNYTNSNRGASQINYIVIHTTQGSYAGTISWFKNASSKVSAHYVVRSSDGQITQMVDDADIAWHDACFNTNSIGIEHEGYVADPGKWYTEAMYTASAKLTAWLADQYGIPKDKAHIMGHGEAPDCSDHTDPGPGWDWNHYMSLVKNGGNQKPTGYLDGVDCDGVRGWAQDPDAKTKSIDVHLYWGGAAGSGAPATSLNANVSRQDLCSALGSCEHAFDIAAPLSLFDGKPHEVHAYAIDSAGGPNAELNKSPGTLNCTAQVPTGVRRHVTNPDSLAAWHFDLFWQMLPLSDAQIAGIPEADPLPATPELVQADDGSPEVWIVDGKWRRHVPSPEAMAAWGFAFSDVQQVPAAQVNALKEGPALRPEPILVKDSAGKVDAIDDPFPVDPPSTGGAGGAGGSTATGGSTATGGSTASGGSSGGQKTKLVDDSSDGSCACRAAGGSPRGTSGWFALLLLALPWLRRRPRRALVPLVLFALGCSAAPDDGAVEGDPSADDPALMSVSSEPLSSIDCSESQDTGYTSGKAFPITVVTVDGKKVEKDTANAYYVMAQAAAAAGVNLKIVSGFRTMAEQQYLYSCYVNCSCNNCNLAAKPGYSNHQSGHALDLNTSASGVLTWLNNHGAAYGFKRTVPSETWHWEWWGGGPGGGPCGNHKPTGYLDGVSCDGVNGWAQDPDEKTKSIDVHLYWGGPAGSGAKGTSLNANQSRQDLCSALGSCEHAFDISPPLSLFDGQPHEVHGYAIDSQGGANAELNKSPGTLKCTAEVPKGVRRHVINPDSLAAWHFDLFWQMLPLSDAQIASIPEEDALPATPELIQADDGSPEVWLVDGKWRRHVPDPAAMAAWGFAFSDVQQVPAAQVNALEVGPDLRAEPILVKDESGKVDVIDEPMPVEPPSGGTGGASGSGGDSASGGAPAMGGATASGGSSGVGQKTKLSDSGSDEGSCACRAAGRTPADPWGFLAFALVLLPWLRRRNAGAFQPRE, from the coding sequence GTGATGCTGCAACGAACGCTGTTCCTCTTGAGCCTCAGCCTGCTGCTGTGGGGTTGTGGCGCGAGCCCCGAAAGGCGCGAGAGCACACGCGCCGAGCTGTCCGGGGAGTCCGCCCTGCTCTCGGAGTTTCGGGCGGCAGAGCGCGAGACCGGCGTGCCCGCAGAGGTGCTCGCCAGTATTTCCTGGGTGCAGACGCGCCTCGGCAACGCGAAGAACCCCGCGCCCTTCGCGGCGGCCGGAGAGGACCACGTGCCGAGCGAGTGGGGCTTGATGGCCATCGGCAGCGCAAACCTCACCAGCGTGGACGTGGCAGCCACGCTCACGGGCACCACTGCGGAGCAGGTGGCCACGAACGACGGCGCGAACGTGCGCGGCGCCGCCGCGCTCTTGCGGGTGATGGGACGCGCCCGCGGCGTCACCCGGGGCGCGCCCCAAGCAGCCTGGCTCGAAGCAGTGGAGGCCTACGGCGGCGACGCGCTGCGCGTGGAGGTGGCAGAGCTTCTGCGAGTCGGCTTCGTCGGCAAGGACGCCGCCGGTTTGGAGCTCCGCATGACCGGCACTGGAGCGAGCGACGAGCTCGGGACGGTGCAGCTGGCTCTGGGCTACCCGGGCGCCAACTGGAACCCCGCCTACAGCGGCAACTACACCAACTCGAACCGCGGCGCTTCGCAGATCAACTACATCGTGATCCACACCACCCAGGGCAGCTACGCCGGCACCATCTCCTGGTTCAAGAACGCGTCCTCCAAGGTCAGCGCCCACTACGTGGTGCGCTCGAGCGACGGCCAGATCACGCAGATGGTCGACGATGCCGACATCGCCTGGCACGACGCCTGTTTCAACACCAACTCCATCGGCATCGAGCACGAAGGTTACGTCGCCGATCCGGGCAAGTGGTACACCGAGGCGATGTACACCGCGAGTGCCAAGCTCACGGCTTGGCTCGCGGATCAGTACGGGATCCCGAAGGACAAGGCTCACATCATGGGCCACGGCGAGGCGCCGGACTGCTCCGATCACACGGATCCGGGGCCGGGGTGGGACTGGAACCATTACATGTCGCTGGTGAAGAACGGCGGGAATCAAAAGCCCACTGGCTACCTGGACGGCGTGGACTGCGACGGCGTGCGCGGTTGGGCACAGGATCCGGACGCCAAGACGAAGTCGATCGACGTGCACCTGTACTGGGGCGGCGCTGCCGGCTCCGGCGCTCCGGCGACCAGCCTCAACGCGAACGTCTCGCGCCAAGATCTGTGCAGCGCGCTCGGCTCCTGCGAGCACGCCTTCGACATCGCGGCGCCGCTGTCCCTGTTCGATGGCAAGCCCCACGAGGTCCACGCCTATGCCATCGACAGCGCCGGCGGTCCCAACGCGGAGCTGAACAAGAGCCCCGGAACGCTGAACTGTACCGCACAGGTGCCCACTGGCGTGCGGCGCCACGTGACCAATCCGGACAGCCTCGCGGCCTGGCACTTCGATCTGTTCTGGCAGATGCTGCCGCTGTCGGACGCTCAGATCGCCGGCATCCCCGAGGCCGACCCCCTGCCCGCCACGCCGGAGCTGGTGCAAGCCGACGACGGCTCGCCGGAAGTGTGGATCGTCGACGGCAAGTGGCGCCGCCACGTGCCGAGCCCCGAAGCCATGGCCGCGTGGGGCTTCGCCTTCTCCGACGTGCAGCAGGTTCCGGCGGCGCAGGTGAACGCGCTGAAGGAAGGCCCCGCGCTCAGGCCAGAGCCTATTCTGGTCAAGGACTCGGCGGGCAAGGTGGACGCCATCGACGATCCCTTCCCGGTGGATCCGCCGAGCACCGGCGGCGCCGGGGGTGCCGGGGGCTCCACCGCCACCGGGGGCTCCACCGCCACGGGCGGGTCCACCGCGAGCGGCGGCAGCTCCGGCGGCCAGAAGACGAAGCTCGTGGACGACAGCAGCGACGGCTCCTGCGCGTGTCGCGCCGCGGGCGGCTCGCCGCGCGGTACCTCGGGGTGGTTCGCGCTGCTGCTCCTCGCACTGCCCTGGCTCCGGCGCCGACCGCGCCGCGCCCTCGTGCCCCTCGTTCTGTTCGCCCTCGGTTGTTCCGCGGCCCCGGATGACGGCGCCGTGGAGGGGGATCCCAGCGCGGACGATCCAGCGCTGATGAGCGTCTCCAGCGAGCCCCTCTCCAGCATCGACTGCTCCGAGTCCCAAGACACCGGCTACACCTCGGGCAAAGCGTTCCCCATCACGGTGGTGACGGTAGACGGCAAGAAGGTCGAGAAAGACACCGCCAACGCCTACTACGTGATGGCGCAAGCGGCGGCCGCCGCGGGCGTGAACCTCAAGATAGTGAGCGGGTTCCGCACCATGGCGGAGCAGCAGTACCTGTACAGCTGTTACGTCAACTGCAGCTGCAACAACTGTAACCTCGCCGCCAAGCCCGGCTACAGCAACCACCAGAGCGGCCACGCGCTGGATCTGAACACCTCCGCCAGCGGCGTGCTCACCTGGCTCAACAACCACGGCGCTGCCTACGGCTTCAAGCGCACCGTCCCCAGCGAGACCTGGCACTGGGAGTGGTGGGGCGGTGGTCCCGGCGGCGGCCCCTGCGGCAATCACAAACCCACGGGCTACCTCGACGGCGTGAGCTGTGACGGCGTCAACGGCTGGGCGCAGGATCCCGACGAGAAGACGAAGTCCATCGACGTCCACCTGTACTGGGGCGGCCCCGCCGGTTCGGGCGCCAAGGGCACCAGCCTGAACGCCAACCAGTCGCGACAAGATCTGTGCTCCGCCTTGGGCTCCTGCGAGCACGCCTTCGACATTTCGCCGCCGCTATCACTGTTCGACGGCCAGCCCCACGAGGTGCACGGCTACGCCATCGACAGTCAAGGCGGCGCCAACGCCGAGCTCAACAAGAGCCCCGGTACGCTGAAGTGCACCGCCGAGGTGCCCAAGGGCGTGCGCCGCCACGTCATCAATCCGGACAGCCTCGCCGCGTGGCACTTCGATCTGTTCTGGCAGATGCTGCCACTCTCGGATGCGCAGATCGCGAGCATTCCGGAAGAGGACGCGCTGCCCGCCACGCCAGAGCTGATTCAAGCGGACGACGGCTCGCCGGAAGTGTGGCTGGTGGACGGCAAATGGCGCCGCCACGTGCCCGATCCGGCCGCCATGGCCGCCTGGGGCTTCGCCTTCTCGGACGTACAGCAAGTGCCCGCCGCGCAGGTGAACGCCCTCGAGGTCGGTCCGGATCTCCGCGCCGAGCCGATCTTGGTGAAGGACGAAAGCGGCAAGGTGGACGTCATCGACGAGCCCATGCCCGTCGAACCGCCGAGCGGCGGCACCGGCGGCGCGAGCGGCTCGGGCGGCGACAGCGCTTCGGGCGGCGCTCCCGCAATGGGCGGCGCCACGGCCAGCGGCGGGAGCTCCGGCGTTGGTCAAAAGACGAAGCTCAGCGACAGCGGCAGCGACGAGGGCTCCTGCGCGTGCCGCGCCGCGGGCCGAACCCCAGCCGACCCCTGGGGCTTCCTTGCCTTTGCGCTCGTTCTGCTGCCCTGGCTGCGTCGGCGCAATGCGGGCGCGTTCCAACCGAGAGAGTGA
- a CDS encoding thiolase family protein produces MSASAVYVIDAVRTPIGKYRGALSAVRTDDLACHVIERLVARQPALAARIDQVVFGSTNQAGEDNRNVARMASLLAGLPYEVAAVTVNRLCGSGLEAVNDAARMIALGEADVVVAGGVESMTRAPYSMPKPTEAFPRTPPVIYDTTLGWRYPNPKMKQRFELMGMGETAENVAKKFGIGREEQDEFALGSHKKAAAAWERGAFAKEVVPVTIPERKGDPVTVERDESIRPDTSLEKLAKLPAAFREGGGVTAGNSSPLNDGSAAVLLCSEAIAKEMGVTPALRVVASATAGVDPSYMGEGPIPATKKALSRAGLRAPNLDIVELNEAFAAQSLACIRGLDLDPAKVNVNGGAIALGHPIGASGARIVATLLHAMQSDPAAKLGLATLCIGVGQGIATLFEKA; encoded by the coding sequence ATGTCAGCGTCCGCCGTCTACGTCATCGATGCCGTCCGCACGCCCATTGGAAAGTACCGCGGGGCCCTGTCCGCGGTGCGCACGGACGATCTCGCGTGCCACGTGATCGAGAGGCTCGTGGCGCGCCAACCCGCGCTCGCGGCACGCATCGATCAGGTCGTGTTCGGCTCCACCAATCAGGCCGGAGAGGACAATCGCAACGTTGCCCGCATGGCGTCGCTGCTGGCGGGGCTGCCCTACGAGGTGGCCGCCGTCACGGTGAACCGCTTGTGCGGCTCCGGCTTGGAAGCCGTGAACGACGCCGCCCGTATGATCGCCCTGGGCGAGGCCGACGTGGTGGTCGCCGGTGGCGTGGAGAGCATGACACGGGCCCCCTACTCCATGCCCAAGCCCACGGAGGCGTTCCCGCGCACACCGCCGGTCATCTACGACACCACCCTGGGCTGGCGCTATCCGAACCCGAAGATGAAGCAGCGCTTCGAGCTCATGGGCATGGGCGAGACTGCGGAGAACGTCGCCAAGAAGTTCGGCATCGGCCGGGAGGAGCAGGACGAGTTCGCCCTCGGCTCCCACAAGAAGGCCGCCGCCGCTTGGGAGCGCGGCGCCTTCGCCAAGGAGGTCGTGCCGGTGACCATCCCAGAGCGCAAGGGCGACCCCGTCACGGTGGAGCGGGACGAGTCGATTCGCCCGGATACCTCCCTGGAAAAGCTGGCCAAGCTGCCGGCGGCGTTTCGTGAGGGCGGCGGCGTCACCGCGGGCAACTCCTCGCCGCTGAACGACGGCTCCGCCGCGGTGCTGCTCTGCAGCGAAGCCATCGCCAAGGAGATGGGGGTCACGCCGGCCCTGCGCGTGGTCGCCTCCGCCACGGCCGGGGTGGACCCGAGCTACATGGGCGAAGGTCCAATCCCGGCGACCAAGAAGGCGCTGTCGCGAGCGGGCCTGCGGGCCCCCAATCTGGACATCGTCGAGCTGAACGAAGCATTCGCTGCCCAGAGCCTGGCCTGCATTCGCGGACTGGATCTCGATCCCGCCAAGGTGAACGTGAACGGCGGCGCCATCGCCTTGGGCCATCCCATCGGCGCCTCGGGCGCGCGCATCGTCGCTACCCTGCTACACGCAATGCAGAGCGATCCGGCCGCCAAGCTCGGCCTCGCGACGCTGTGCATCGGCGTGGGGCAAGGCATCGCGACCCTGTTCGAGAAGGCCTGA
- a CDS encoding cytochrome d ubiquinol oxidase subunit II produces MGLGLSVYAVTGGADLGAGLWSLLARGPRKAAQRKAVQDAIAPIWEANHVWLIFVIVVMFSAFSRAFAIISIALHVPIALALLGIVLRGAAYTFNAYGVGDQRVGWERVFAWASLVTPVLLGTVVGAVSSGDIRVVEGEVTTGYFAGWTSPFALCVGAFSLALFALLSSVYLAAESEGDVAEDFRRRALWMEGIAGALALVTFLMARGHAPGLFDNLARSPFTWPIQIATAVAALAATALLWTRRLGWARYLAAVQVGLVVVGWGLAMRGHFVLPDVTLAEASPNPEVMPALCLALGIGSLLLVPALVYLYRVFKSSSGRARRS; encoded by the coding sequence ATGGGCCTGGGCCTTTCGGTGTACGCCGTCACCGGTGGCGCGGATCTGGGTGCCGGCCTATGGAGCTTGCTGGCGCGGGGTCCCCGCAAGGCAGCGCAGCGCAAGGCCGTGCAGGACGCCATCGCCCCCATCTGGGAGGCGAACCACGTGTGGTTGATCTTCGTGATCGTCGTGATGTTCTCGGCGTTCTCCCGCGCCTTTGCCATCATCAGCATTGCGCTGCACGTACCCATCGCTCTGGCGCTGCTCGGCATCGTGCTCCGCGGCGCGGCCTACACCTTCAACGCCTACGGCGTCGGTGACCAGCGCGTCGGCTGGGAGCGGGTGTTCGCCTGGGCCAGCCTGGTCACGCCGGTGCTGCTGGGCACCGTGGTGGGGGCGGTGTCCAGCGGAGACATTCGCGTCGTGGAGGGCGAGGTGACGACCGGATACTTCGCGGGTTGGACCTCCCCCTTCGCCCTGTGCGTGGGCGCGTTTTCGCTCGCGCTCTTCGCACTGTTGTCGTCGGTGTACCTGGCGGCGGAGTCGGAAGGAGATGTGGCGGAGGACTTTCGACGGCGAGCGCTGTGGATGGAGGGCATCGCCGGGGCGCTGGCGTTGGTCACGTTCCTCATGGCCCGAGGCCACGCGCCCGGCCTGTTCGACAACCTCGCGCGCTCGCCCTTCACCTGGCCCATTCAGATCGCCACGGCCGTCGCGGCCCTCGCTGCGACGGCCCTGCTATGGACGCGCCGGCTCGGCTGGGCGCGCTATTTGGCGGCGGTGCAGGTCGGGCTCGTCGTCGTGGGCTGGGGGCTCGCGATGCGCGGGCACTTCGTGCTGCCCGACGTGACGCTCGCCGAGGCGAGCCCCAATCCCGAGGTCATGCCGGCCTTGTGCCTGGCCCTCGGCATCGGCTCCCTGCTGCTCGTCCCGGCGCTCGTCTACCTGTACCGCGTGTTCAAGTCGTCTTCGGGGAGAGCGCGGCGTTCTTGA